A single Nitrospiraceae bacterium DNA region contains:
- a CDS encoding site-specific integrase, protein MLSPSLERAQAVTFWEWAETYLGLEEVRKLATYEDRKLKVGHLVEFFGDRPLASITSEDVAIYRAQRVRYPMTRCGGCQKLLGKAVCPVCGWKRQDRPLSVSVQTVNHDHTALTHMFNVAKSPRFKLVVDNPASHVEKPDPRNERNRIVSAEEWALLRKTGAPHLLRFLTIAYMVGPRKGELLKLEWSDVDMRRREFTLRKTKNGETRVVPMTPDVYETFVELHKERRLDTNRVFLYNGRPWKNPRTAFAAACRRAGITGLRLHDLRHTASTNLRRAGVDTMTAMKIVGHKSEQMHRRYNTIQPEDLHEAAQKLQKYTANTVITLASSPASGQVISAGNSKVGA, encoded by the coding sequence ATGCTAAGTCCATCACTGGAACGCGCACAGGCTGTTACATTCTGGGAATGGGCTGAGACCTACCTGGGTCTGGAAGAGGTACGCAAGCTGGCAACGTATGAAGATCGCAAGCTGAAAGTCGGTCATCTGGTTGAGTTCTTCGGTGATCGTCCGTTAGCGTCGATCACATCTGAAGATGTGGCAATCTATCGCGCACAGCGCGTGCGATACCCGATGACCAGGTGTGGTGGCTGTCAGAAGCTCCTTGGGAAAGCAGTGTGTCCGGTTTGTGGGTGGAAGCGACAGGACAGGCCGTTATCTGTGTCAGTGCAAACTGTGAACCACGACCATACCGCGTTAACGCATATGTTCAACGTAGCAAAGAGTCCCCGATTTAAGCTTGTGGTGGACAATCCAGCCTCGCATGTTGAGAAACCGGACCCAAGAAATGAACGTAACAGGATCGTGAGTGCTGAAGAATGGGCACTTCTAAGAAAGACGGGCGCTCCTCATTTACTCCGCTTCCTGACTATTGCCTACATGGTTGGTCCGCGGAAGGGAGAGTTGCTCAAGCTGGAATGGTCAGATGTAGACATGCGGCGACGAGAGTTCACGCTACGCAAGACCAAGAATGGGGAAACGCGGGTGGTACCGATGACGCCTGACGTTTATGAAACATTTGTTGAGTTACACAAGGAACGACGCCTAGACACTAATCGGGTGTTCCTGTATAACGGGAGGCCGTGGAAGAACCCACGAACCGCATTTGCCGCGGCATGTCGAAGGGCGGGGATTACTGGTCTCCGGCTTCATGACCTTCGCCACACGGCAAGCACCAATCTGAGACGGGCAGGGGTGGATACCATGACCGCTATGAAGATCGTCGGCCACAAGTCGGAACAAATGCATCGGCGGTATAATACGATCCAGCCGGAAGACCTCCATGAGGCGGCTCAAAAGCTTCAGAAGTATACGGCTAACACTGTAATAACACTTGCGTCCTCGCCTGCCTCAGGGCAAGTTATAAGTGCTGGTAATTCCAAAGTCGGGGCGTAG
- a CDS encoding acetyl-CoA C-acetyltransferase produces the protein MSKSQQAVIASAVRTPMGSFNGVFSSVPATKLGSIAIAEALKRIQVPPERVDEVLMGCVLSAGLGQAPARQASIGAGIPNSVGATTVNKVCGSGIKTVMMASQAIALGEARIIVAGGMENMTRAPYLLEKARRGYRLGHAEIVDSLLKDGLWDVYNNFHMGNAGELCAARYRLTRRELDDFALESYRRAQHAIASGAFKREIVPVDVPQRKGTPVTITDDEEPNRVDLGKMRNLKPVFQEDGVLTVGNSPSCNDGAAALVVMAEEEAAQLGLTPMAHIVGYAGAALAPEWLTIAPVEAIKLVLKKTGLSLTDIDLFEINEAFSAVSLAINRELGLDPKRVNVNGGAVALGHPIGATGARILTTLLHAMEARGAKRGVASLCIGGGEALAFVVERS, from the coding sequence GTGAGCAAGTCCCAGCAGGCAGTCATTGCCAGCGCGGTGCGAACCCCGATGGGCAGCTTCAACGGCGTATTCAGCTCCGTACCGGCGACGAAACTTGGCAGCATCGCCATTGCCGAAGCCCTCAAACGCATTCAGGTACCGCCTGAGCGGGTGGATGAGGTCCTGATGGGTTGCGTGCTCAGCGCCGGGCTCGGCCAAGCACCGGCCAGGCAGGCATCGATCGGAGCCGGAATTCCCAACTCCGTCGGCGCCACGACGGTGAACAAGGTCTGCGGGTCCGGCATCAAGACGGTGATGATGGCCTCTCAGGCTATCGCGCTCGGGGAAGCAAGAATCATCGTGGCAGGCGGCATGGAAAATATGACCCGCGCGCCTTATTTGCTGGAGAAGGCCAGACGGGGATATCGGCTTGGCCATGCGGAGATAGTGGACAGCCTCCTTAAAGACGGGCTGTGGGACGTGTACAACAATTTCCACATGGGGAACGCCGGTGAACTCTGTGCCGCAAGGTACCGGCTCACGAGACGTGAACTCGACGATTTCGCCTTGGAAAGCTATCGTCGAGCTCAGCATGCCATTGCCTCCGGAGCCTTCAAGCGAGAGATCGTGCCGGTCGACGTACCCCAACGGAAGGGTACACCCGTAACGATTACGGATGATGAAGAACCGAATCGAGTCGATCTGGGCAAGATGCGCAATCTCAAGCCGGTGTTCCAGGAAGACGGTGTCCTCACCGTGGGCAATTCTCCATCCTGTAATGACGGGGCAGCAGCGTTGGTGGTAATGGCGGAAGAGGAAGCCGCCCAGCTTGGGCTAACCCCGATGGCCCACATCGTCGGCTATGCCGGAGCAGCCCTTGCGCCTGAATGGTTGACGATTGCACCGGTTGAGGCCATCAAGCTTGTGCTCAAGAAAACTGGCCTCTCGCTCACCGACATCGATCTCTTTGAGATCAACGAAGCCTTCTCAGCCGTCTCCCTTGCCATCAACCGTGAACTCGGGCTCGACCCAAAGAGGGTCAACGTCAACGGTGGAGCGGTCGCGCTGGGCCATCCGATCGGCGCCACCGGCGCCCGAATTCTTACGACTTTGCTCCACGCGATGGAAGCCCGGGGTGCCAAACGAGGGGTAGCCAGCCTTTGTATTGGAGGGGGCGAAGCCCTCGCATTCGTGGTGGAACGATCGTAA
- a CDS encoding acyl-CoA dehydrogenase family protein, which translates to MGHTDVFKGSEAIAEAARDKASYTGFIAGLFEADVRWDLFTSIGLPEVSPSALDFLERLTPTLLSLDPERVDSEGELPEPVIKTLAHLGALGIKIPKSFGGQEFTQYEYQKVATLCGSVDASLTVLLSAAQSIGVPEPLRLFGTEEQKTKYLPRLAKGEISGFALTERNVGCDISKVDTYAIRVAENGKTVGYRLTGEKFFITNSAKHDGEFLSSMLVVIVRIVDRPEELRDPRAHKRYGAFIVETQWPGCSVTRLRFEGVRGIYNGIPRFNNVYVPIENRLGSEEDGLRIALATLTVGRLTLPAACLGGLKQCLSVMRWWGQTRVQWNKPIGEHNLVGEKLCRVAAYTLALDAVMAFCGAWAKKKGDLRLESAAAKIIGSEWYWEAVNDLFQIRGGRGFMTAEAQRKTGEPVIPVMRMLRDARINLVWEGTSEILRIWMARESLAPYLDQGLAILEGSLSRKIAATFYYAHMSLLSCLTFAHSGSASASYGRDYARWVRFIESSSRNLTRSTLIATLRHRQKLHNKQLLLQHLVNDSLLLFPMAAVLWFASQPEMRDKPGIRALVDYFCQDMADRLRPPSSIAAKIRRHKKDTVVYHLSKAIMNGEYAWLEEGIVPCLRKVEPTRNMT; encoded by the coding sequence ATGGGCCATACAGATGTGTTTAAAGGGTCCGAGGCGATCGCTGAAGCCGCCCGGGATAAGGCTTCCTACACCGGCTTTATTGCGGGTTTGTTCGAAGCCGATGTCCGGTGGGACCTCTTCACCTCTATCGGCCTCCCGGAGGTGAGTCCGTCGGCCTTAGATTTTCTGGAACGACTCACGCCTACCCTTCTGTCCCTGGATCCCGAACGGGTCGATAGCGAGGGAGAACTCCCTGAGCCGGTTATTAAAACCTTGGCTCACCTCGGAGCACTGGGAATCAAGATCCCCAAATCGTTCGGCGGGCAGGAATTCACTCAATATGAATATCAAAAGGTTGCCACCCTGTGCGGAAGCGTCGACGCTTCGCTGACAGTGCTGTTGTCGGCAGCGCAATCAATCGGCGTTCCCGAGCCGCTGCGCCTTTTTGGAACGGAAGAGCAAAAAACGAAGTATCTTCCACGGCTGGCAAAGGGGGAGATTTCAGGGTTTGCGCTCACGGAGCGAAACGTTGGCTGCGATATCTCCAAAGTGGACACGTACGCTATCCGTGTCGCGGAGAATGGAAAGACCGTCGGCTACCGCCTCACAGGAGAAAAATTCTTCATTACGAATTCCGCGAAGCACGATGGCGAATTTCTGTCGTCCATGCTGGTCGTCATTGTACGAATCGTGGATCGTCCTGAGGAACTCCGGGACCCCCGGGCACACAAGCGGTATGGAGCCTTCATCGTCGAGACTCAATGGCCGGGATGCTCCGTCACTCGTCTGCGATTTGAGGGCGTCAGAGGTATTTACAACGGCATCCCGAGGTTCAACAATGTGTACGTCCCGATTGAAAATCGCCTCGGCAGCGAAGAGGACGGCCTGAGGATCGCGCTCGCCACCCTTACCGTCGGACGCCTGACTCTCCCTGCAGCCTGTCTGGGAGGCCTCAAGCAGTGCCTGTCCGTGATGCGCTGGTGGGGGCAGACTCGCGTCCAATGGAACAAACCGATCGGCGAACACAACCTGGTCGGAGAAAAACTCTGTCGCGTGGCAGCCTATACGCTGGCGCTCGATGCCGTAATGGCCTTCTGCGGAGCATGGGCCAAGAAGAAGGGTGACCTTCGGCTGGAGTCGGCGGCCGCCAAAATCATCGGAAGCGAATGGTACTGGGAGGCAGTCAACGACCTGTTCCAGATCCGCGGCGGACGAGGATTCATGACCGCCGAGGCCCAGCGGAAGACCGGCGAACCGGTCATTCCGGTGATGCGCATGCTTCGCGACGCGCGGATTAATCTCGTATGGGAGGGAACGAGTGAGATTCTTCGCATCTGGATGGCGCGCGAGTCTCTTGCTCCCTATCTCGATCAAGGTCTCGCCATTCTCGAAGGATCACTTTCCCGCAAGATCGCCGCGACATTTTATTACGCGCACATGTCGCTCCTCTCCTGTCTCACTTTCGCTCATTCCGGCTCCGCTTCTGCGTCATACGGGAGAGACTATGCCCGGTGGGTTCGTTTTATCGAGTCTTCCTCACGGAATCTGACACGATCAACCCTCATCGCAACACTCCGTCACCGACAGAAGCTGCACAATAAGCAACTCTTGCTGCAGCATTTGGTGAATGACAGTCTGTTACTCTTCCCCATGGCCGCGGTTCTCTGGTTTGCCTCCCAACCGGAAATGAGAGACAAGCCCGGGATCCGTGCGCTCGTCGATTACTTCTGCCAGGATATGGCGGATCGTCTGCGCCCTCCCTCCTCGATCGCCGCGAAAATCCGTCGACACAAGAAGGATACCGTTGTGTATCACCTATCAAAAGCCATCATGAATGGCGAATATGCATGGCTGGAGGAAGGGATTGTGCCCTGCTTGAGAAAAGTCGAGCCCACTCGTAACATGACGTAA